The following proteins come from a genomic window of Bdellovibrionales bacterium:
- a CDS encoding fibronectin type III domain-containing protein: protein MKYILYGWTIVLLASCGSSGGGAVDDLFGVGKQGPLLTNISTQTIAQTDLLHLDVNNVRKGDPGDDNGMTYACYYDQVVDNLVEETQSCSNLPDSTFSFNGATGTFDWTPGNSILGNYEFKITGTNKDGKSQIIFPVGIRLKFNGITSITAITGVGATVNWTPNLSAQSYQISKLNTVTGLYEVFQIVPGGATSGFTVTGLIPNTGYTIRVQALDILGFSDGNTVSRSFTTTTLTRLSMAPAAVTLSAGTPQVITVTAFNSDGSPQTIGGLSLTAQIQSGTSSGIFSGITDNNNGTYTFTFTPTVVGTPINIEVTLAMSYFLNNTVAMTVNPGAPSPSTSTLAIAPGVVVSGSIANISALIRDAYNNPLPSATVVFSATGGTSTGTISGSTNLGSGSYSGTYVGLVAGTAQTLRVTVNGTLMSINTTIQVVPGPASTPNSSLTLSSGTVASGSTINITAVLRDANNNPISSGVLVVFNKSGGTSSGSFSGVVNAGGGSYTATYLGIAAGSAQTITVSVDGVTLGFAPTVQVVPGPVSVANSTLVISAPTVSSGSFVTVTATLRDANSNAIDSGITVTFPVSGGTSTGTLNAVGNQGGGVYNVRYTGVVAGTAQSIFVAVNGVTTAIPATSITVTPGVPSAAQSTIVASPSTINSGTNSTVTATIRDVNNNPISSGILVTFTKTGGTSSGNFSSVTNMGSGQYAITYQGVGAGSAQTIGVETDGSALGITTTITVNPAAMSLANSSLTISSGTVASGSFVTATATLRDLNNNPIAGSSTITFPVSGGTSTGTLNAVTNQGNGVYDVRYTGVVAGTAQSVFVAINGVTTAIPAVSIVVTPGNPSPGNSMIAAAPGSIAAGATSTITATIRDANNNPIPSGIVVTFSKSGGTSAGNFSSVTNMGAGQYAINYDGVTAGSAQTIGVIVDGAPLGPTTTVAVVPGAPSPLLSTLTVSSATVIAGSSVTVTAVIRDSYNNPISSGLIMAFDKTGGTSTGTFTPVSNDGNGQYSTTYTGAVAGTAQTLQANVNMFAFGPTASIQVLVGAPNAA from the coding sequence ATGAAATACATTCTATACGGTTGGACTATTGTCCTTCTGGCCAGTTGCGGAAGCTCTGGCGGTGGTGCTGTCGACGATCTGTTTGGTGTCGGCAAACAGGGTCCGCTCCTTACGAATATCTCTACGCAAACCATTGCTCAAACAGACTTGTTACATCTCGACGTCAATAACGTTCGCAAAGGCGATCCTGGTGATGACAACGGGATGACTTACGCCTGCTATTACGATCAAGTTGTAGATAATCTCGTCGAAGAAACTCAGAGTTGCTCTAATCTGCCAGACTCTACTTTTAGTTTTAATGGGGCTACGGGAACTTTCGATTGGACTCCAGGGAATTCTATCCTCGGAAATTATGAATTTAAAATCACCGGAACGAATAAAGATGGAAAGTCTCAGATTATTTTTCCAGTGGGAATTCGACTCAAATTTAACGGCATCACCTCGATCACTGCGATTACAGGTGTAGGAGCGACGGTCAACTGGACTCCGAATCTTTCGGCTCAAAGTTATCAGATTTCAAAATTAAATACAGTGACTGGTCTTTACGAAGTTTTTCAGATCGTCCCTGGTGGGGCGACCAGTGGATTTACGGTCACAGGTTTAATTCCAAATACAGGTTACACGATCCGTGTTCAGGCCTTAGATATCCTCGGATTTTCTGATGGAAACACGGTGTCTCGATCATTTACGACCACGACGCTGACGCGCCTAAGTATGGCTCCCGCCGCAGTCACCTTGTCCGCAGGAACGCCTCAAGTGATCACCGTAACGGCTTTTAACAGCGATGGCTCTCCACAAACTATCGGAGGTCTGAGTTTAACCGCGCAAATTCAGAGCGGAACGAGTTCGGGTATTTTTAGTGGGATCACAGATAATAATAACGGAACTTACACATTCACATTCACCCCAACAGTTGTAGGCACGCCTATTAACATCGAAGTGACTTTGGCGATGTCGTACTTTCTCAATAATACGGTGGCAATGACGGTCAATCCAGGAGCTCCAAGCCCCTCGACTTCGACGCTGGCCATTGCGCCCGGGGTTGTCGTGTCGGGGAGTATTGCTAACATCTCCGCATTGATTCGTGATGCCTATAACAATCCCTTGCCCTCGGCAACAGTGGTTTTCTCTGCGACAGGGGGAACATCCACAGGAACAATTTCGGGATCCACCAACTTAGGCTCTGGAAGTTATTCGGGAACCTATGTGGGCTTAGTGGCCGGGACCGCGCAAACCTTACGCGTGACCGTCAACGGAACGCTGATGTCGATCAATACAACGATTCAAGTGGTTCCAGGACCGGCGTCAACTCCGAATTCGAGTTTGACCTTGAGTTCCGGTACAGTAGCGTCGGGAAGTACGATCAATATTACCGCTGTGCTTCGCGACGCCAACAACAACCCGATCTCCAGCGGAGTTCTCGTTGTTTTTAATAAGTCTGGTGGGACCAGCTCAGGAAGTTTTAGTGGCGTAGTTAATGCGGGTGGCGGTTCATACACTGCGACCTACCTGGGAATAGCGGCCGGGTCAGCGCAAACAATTACAGTTTCTGTAGATGGCGTCACTTTGGGATTCGCGCCCACTGTGCAGGTGGTGCCGGGACCAGTGAGTGTCGCTAATTCGACTTTGGTGATTAGTGCACCGACGGTCAGCTCCGGAAGTTTCGTGACCGTTACGGCGACATTAAGAGATGCTAATAGTAACGCGATTGATAGCGGAATTACCGTCACATTTCCTGTGAGTGGAGGGACATCCACTGGTACACTCAACGCCGTCGGGAACCAAGGTGGGGGAGTGTACAATGTTCGCTACACCGGCGTTGTTGCCGGAACGGCTCAGTCAATTTTTGTCGCTGTCAACGGTGTCACGACAGCAATCCCTGCCACCTCGATCACTGTGACTCCGGGTGTTCCGAGTGCCGCTCAATCAACGATTGTGGCTTCGCCGAGTACAATTAATTCCGGAACGAATTCAACGGTCACGGCCACGATTCGGGACGTGAACAATAACCCGATCTCCAGTGGAATTTTAGTCACGTTCACGAAAACGGGAGGAACGTCTTCCGGAAACTTTAGCTCTGTAACGAATATGGGTTCTGGGCAATATGCGATTACTTACCAGGGAGTGGGCGCTGGTTCCGCTCAGACCATCGGAGTCGAAACCGACGGGTCGGCATTAGGAATTACGACGACCATCACTGTAAACCCGGCAGCCATGAGTCTTGCTAACTCGAGTTTAACGATCAGCTCTGGGACAGTCGCTTCGGGAAGTTTTGTCACGGCCACTGCGACATTGCGAGATTTAAACAATAATCCTATTGCCGGTTCGAGCACGATCACGTTCCCTGTTTCTGGCGGGACATCGACGGGAACTTTAAACGCTGTCACAAACCAGGGGAATGGGGTGTATGATGTACGCTATACGGGTGTTGTGGCGGGAACGGCTCAATCTGTTTTTGTGGCCATCAATGGCGTCACTACGGCGATTCCAGCCGTATCTATTGTCGTAACTCCAGGGAATCCGAGTCCTGGCAATTCGATGATCGCCGCGGCACCAGGATCTATAGCTGCGGGCGCGACCTCGACAATCACCGCGACGATTCGTGATGCCAACAACAACCCAATTCCAAGTGGAATTGTAGTCACATTTTCTAAATCCGGAGGAACCTCCGCAGGAAACTTTAGTTCGGTCACAAATATGGGAGCAGGACAGTACGCCATTAACTACGATGGTGTCACCGCGGGCTCAGCTCAAACAATTGGTGTGATCGTTGACGGAGCTCCATTGGGACCAACAACAACGGTGGCGGTCGTGCCGGGTGCTCCATCCCCTTTGCTTTCCACTTTGACCGTTTCATCGGCAACGGTGATCGCTGGATCTAGCGTTACGGTGACGGCGGTGATTCGAGATTCCTACAATAACCCGATTAGTAGTGGGCTCATCATGGCCTTTGATAAAACGGGCGGAACTTCAACAGGAACATTTACTCCTGTGAGTAACGACGGTAACGGCCAATACTCTACGACCTATACGGGAGCCGTCGCCGGTACAGCACAAACGCTACAGGCCAATGTGAATATGTTTGCATTTGGACCCACAGCTTCGATTCAAGTATTGGTAGGAGCCCCGAACGCGGCGAA
- a CDS encoding MotA/TolQ/ExbB proton channel family protein, with product MTLLIGFLLTSAVFVFSMGLENTSMYFNLHSFVLVAGGTATIFIFSNPWVTVKHLAKSLMQFWSSDDSFEQIRKELIQLAKNKNKQIKVKNDLVNYAQDLWTQGVTQDLFVVLLSQRRKEIEQRSVDAIQSLKNLAKYPPALGMAGTVIGMVSLFSSLDGSKQNIGPALALAMTATFLGLALANALIMPLSDHLQVRHIREKNDLVNLYQIILLINQNEASQLVEDEVHLRGA from the coding sequence ATGACACTTCTTATCGGTTTCCTCCTCACCTCCGCCGTTTTTGTTTTTTCGATGGGCCTCGAAAACACATCGATGTACTTTAATCTGCACTCCTTCGTACTGGTGGCGGGCGGAACGGCGACGATTTTTATATTTTCCAATCCGTGGGTCACGGTGAAGCACTTAGCAAAAAGCCTTATGCAATTCTGGTCTTCCGATGATTCATTCGAGCAGATCCGTAAGGAATTGATTCAACTGGCCAAAAATAAAAATAAACAAATCAAAGTTAAAAACGATCTCGTGAATTACGCCCAGGACTTATGGACCCAAGGGGTCACTCAAGATCTTTTTGTCGTTTTACTTTCGCAGCGTCGCAAAGAAATTGAACAGCGATCCGTCGACGCCATCCAAAGTTTAAAAAACTTAGCGAAATATCCGCCAGCATTGGGAATGGCGGGTACCGTGATCGGGATGGTCTCTCTGTTTAGCTCACTCGATGGCAGCAAACAGAACATCGGACCTGCACTCGCACTCGCGATGACCGCGACTTTTTTAGGGTTAGCCCTTGCCAACGCTTTAATTATGCCTCTCTCCGATCATTTACAAGTCAGGCATATTCGTGAAAAAAATGATCTCGTCAATCTCTACCAAATTATTCTTTTAATAAATCAAAACGAAGCGAGCCAGCTCGTAGAAGATGAGGTTCATCTCCGTGGAGCATAA